One segment of Triticum aestivum cultivar Chinese Spring chromosome 2A, IWGSC CS RefSeq v2.1, whole genome shotgun sequence DNA contains the following:
- the LOC123191253 gene encoding probable methyltransferase PMT26: MALGHTRLDVRRQQHQQHAASSSSSSCSAPAVAAFVGLCLVAVWTASSALVTPADFSPFQAPLWRRAAAPAEGSPPPAAVREEEAAADDQEPPAADRHPPDSTEKAKGADEQQSAAAKPEEKPAEKPAAKKEEPEVFPDAKDAELLNQTAAEPGPWRTQAAESNTETNERANASSSVPAASHGWKLCDVEAGADYIPCLDNLEAIRKLRSDKHYEHRERHCPEEPPTCLVPLPPGYRSPIRWPESRDQIWYSNVPHTKLVEYKGHQNWVNVSGEHLVFPGGGTQFKRGALHYIDFIQEAKKDVAWGKRTRVVLDVGCGVASFGGYLFDRDVLTMSFAPKDEHEAQVQFALERGIPAISAVMGTKRLPFPGGVFDAVHCARCRVPWHIEGGKLLLELNRLLRPGGYFVWSATPVYQKLPEDVEIWEAMSALTRSMCWNVVNKVKDRVNRVGAAIFQKPMDNRCYDARSAANPPLCGEFDNPDAAWNVSLQSCMHKLPRDPTMRGLRWPEEWPLRVERPPYWLKSSETGVYGKPAPEDFQADYEHWKRVISNSYMEGLGIDWSAVRNVMDMKAVYGGFAAALRNMKVWVMNVVPIDSPDTLPIIYERGLFGLYHDWCESFSTYPRSYDLVHANHLFSKIKKRCELLGVIVEVDRIVRPEGRLIVRDDMQTIREVESVVKSLHWEVRLSYSQENEGLLFVQKTMWRPNTSSS, translated from the exons ATGGCGCTCGGGCACACGCGCCTCGACGtccggcggcagcagcatcagcagcacgccgcctcctcctcctcctcctcctgctccgcccccgccgtcgccgccttcgTCGGGCTCTGCCTCGTCGCCGTCTGGACGGCCTCCTCCGCGCTCGTCACCCCCGCCGACTTCTCCCCGTTCCAGGCCCCATTATGGCGCCGCGCCGCCGCTCCGGCCGAGGGGAgcccgccccccgccgccgtcaGAGAAGAagaggccgccgccgacgaccaggagccTCCCGCGGCCGACCGGCATCCGCCCGATTCCACGGAGAAAGCAAAGGGGGCCGACGAACAACAGAGCGCGGCAGCGAAGCCGGAGGAGAAGCCCGCTGAGAAGCCGGCggcaaagaaggaggagcccgAGGTGTTCCCCGACGCCAAGGACGCCGAGCTCCTCAACCAGACGGCGGCGGAGCCGGGCCCGTGGCGCACCCAGGCCGCCGAGTCCAACACAGAGACCAACGAGCGAGCCAACGCGTCTTCCAGCGTCCCGGCGGCGAGCCACGGCTGGAAGCTCTGCGACGTCGAGGCTGGAGCCGACTACATCCCGTGCCTCGACAACCTCGAGGCCATCAGGAAGCTCCGGAGCGACAAGCACTACGAGCACCGGGAGCGGCATTGCCCCGAGGAGCCCCCGACCTGCCTCGTCCCGCTGCCGCCGGGCTACCGGAGCCCGATAAGGTGGCCGGAGAGCAGAGACCAG ATATGGTATAGCAATGTTCCTCATACCAAGCTGGTGGAGTACAAGGGGCACCAGAACTGGGTGAATGTCTCCGGGGAGCACCTCGTCTTTCCGGGAGGCGGAACCCAGTTCAAGCGTGGTGCTCTGCATTACATTGATTTCATTCAGGAG GCAAAGAAAGATGTGGCATGGGGAAAACGGACGCGTGTAGTTCTAGACGTTGGCTGCGGAGTTGCTAGCTTCGGGGGATATCTATTTGACAGAGATGTGCTTACGATGTCGTTCGCACCTAAAGACGAGCATGAAGCTCAGGTGCAGTTTGCCCTTGAGAGAGGAATCCCTGCTATATCAGCGGTTATGGGTACCAAAAGGCTCCCATTTCCTGGCGGGGTCTTTGATGCTGTACACTGCGCACGCTGTCGGGTACCATGGCATATCGAAG GCGGTAAGCTGTTGCTAGAACTGAACAGGCTATTACGGCCTGGTGGTTACTTTGTGTGGTCTGCCACTCCTGTATACCAGAAACTGCCGGAAGATGTCGAGATATGGGAAG CAATGTCTGCTCTAACAAGGTCAATGTGCTGGAATGTGGTCAATAAAGTAAAGGATAGGGTAAATCGAGTGGGAGCAGCGATTTTCCAAAAGCCAATGGACAACCGATGCTATGACGCAAGATCTGCTGCAAACCCACCACTCTGTGGAGAGTTTGATAATCCTGATGCTGCCTG GAATGTTTCATTGCAGTCTTGTATGCATAAATTGCCCAGAGACCCCACCATGCGTGGTTTACGGTGGCCAGAGGAATGGCCATTGAGGGTGGAAAGACCACCTTACTGGCTGAAAAGCTCTGAGACTGGAGTGTATGGAAAGCCTGCTCCTGAAGATTTTCAAGCGGACTACGAGCACTGGAAGCGGGTGATAAGCAATTCGTATATGGAAGGCCTGGGTATTGACTGGTCTGCTGTCAGAAACGTTATGGACATGAAAGCTGTATACGGAGG GTTTGCAGCAGCTTTGCGGAATATGAAGGTGTGGGTCATGAATGTAGTTCCAATTGATTCGCCCGACACACTCCCAATCATATACGAGCGCGGGCTGTTTGGACTCTACCATGACTGGTGCGAGTCGTTTAGCACCTACCCGAGAAGCTACGATCTTGTCCACGCGAACCATCTCTTCTCCAAGATTAAGAAGAG GTGCGAACTGTTGGGTGTGATTGTGGAGGTGGACCGGATCGTGAGGCCGGAAGGGAGGCTGATCGTCAGGGACGATATGCAGACGATACGCGAGGTGGAGTCGGTCGTCAAGTCGCTGCACTGGGAGGTCCGGCTGTCGTACTCCCAGGAGAATGAAGGCCTTCTGTTTGTGCAGAAGACCATGTGGCGACCAAATACTTCTTCGAGTTGA
- the LOC123038337 gene encoding UPF0481 protein At3g47200, with protein MSSWVVDMEKKVQGAEPPAKVEKWRKHCIFRVPLRFKVIDGRVSSVYKPQTVSLGPFHHDDKELKPIEEHKLRAVHHLLQRDSCKTTLSELVATMEKVGEELEDAYMELGDEWRGEENRGKFLEMMIIDGCFLLEVMRTAIGGKNTIPKDYEQGDPVFSWHGIQHIKPFVQRDMLLVENQLPLRLLEKIVTAESGRFPSASSTNSMVLKFLEGKDKPEGSDELGLHPLDIYRRSQLKGHLRPYQRDRGGVENTIPTANAANARLDGVVPRSAWKLCEAGIRFMPSKTAFLDDINLDNGRLYMPKFQLDDSTAYKFHNMMAFEAMHVSTENDVTAYALFVKDLVDSAQDVRLLVNKRILEHDLADDDDAVVKLFNGLTRDVYKNWESNLCRVREDVQYHYIGNPPRILMYKWWVNLKNRYFKSPWTLLAFITAILLVVGDIMQAVFAVLSYYKPDKDKPKMP; from the exons ATGTCGTCATGGGTGGTGGATATGGAGAAGAAGGTCCAGGGCGCTGAGCCGCCGGCGAAGGTGGAGAAATGGCGGAAACACTGCATCTTCCGCGTCCCGTTGCGCTTCAAGGTGATCGATGGCAG GGTGAGCAGCGTATACAAACCGCAGACAGTATCTTTGGGCCCATTCCACCACGACGACAAGGAGCTGAAACCCATAGAGGAGCACAAGCTGAGGGCCGTACATCACCTCCTCCAACGGGACAGCTGCAAGACCACCCTTTCCGAGCTCGTCGCCACCATGGAGAAGGTGGGtgaggagcttgaggatgcctaCATGGAACTGGGTGATGAGTGGCGGGGCGAGGAGAACAGGGGCAAGTTCCTGGAGATGATGATCATCGACGGTTGCTTCCTACTGGAGGTGATGAGGACGGCCATAGGTGGGAAGAACACCATTCCCAAGGACTACGAGCAGGGTGACCCTGTCTTCAGCTGGCATGGCATCCAGCACATCAAGCCGTTCGTCCAACGCGACATGCTGCTGGTCGAGAACCAGCTGCCACTCAGGTTGCTCGAGAAAATCGTCACCGCAGAGAGCGGCAGATTTCCG AGTGCGTCTTCGACCAATTCCATGGTGCTTAAATTCCTGGAAGGCAAAGATAAACCCGAAGGGTCCGATGAGTTGGGACTCCACCCGCTCGACATATACCGAAGGAGCCAGCTCAAGGGCCATCTGAGGCCTTATCAGAGGGACAGAGGTGGCGTGGAGAACACCATACCGACAGCCAATGCCGCCAATGCTCGTCTCGACGGAGTGGTGCCCCGATCGGCGTGGAAATTGTGTGAGGCGGGGATCCGGTTCATGCCCAGCAAGACAGCCTTCCTCGACGACATCAACCTGGACAATGGCAGGCTCTACATGCCCAAGTTCCAACTCGACGACTCCACCGCCTACAAGTTCCACAACATGATGGCGTTCGAGGCGATGCACGTCAGCACTGAAAATGACGTGACGGCCTACGCGCTCTTTGTCAAGGACCTCGTGGACTCCGCCCAAGACGTGCGCCTGCTTGTGAATAAAAGGATCCTTGAGCATGACCTCGCCGATGACGACGATGCCGTGGTGAAGCTCTTCAACGGCCTCACTAGGGATGTGTACAAGAACTGGGAGAGTAACTTGTGCCGCGTGCGTGAGGACGTGCAGTACCACTACATCGGCAACCCCCCACGCATCCTCATGTACAAGTGGTGGGTAAACCTCAAGAACAGGTACTTCAAGAGCCCGTGGACGCTCCTTGCCTTCATCACCGCAATCTTGCTCGTCGTCGGAGACATCATGCAGGCTGTGTTTGCAGTCTTATCCTATTATAAACCTGACAAGGATAAGCCCAAAATGCCTTAA
- the LOC123191254 gene encoding UPF0481 protein At3g47200, producing MSSWAVDMEKKLDDAEQPAKVERWLKHCVFRVPSRFKMAIIGGASCVYKPQTVSLGPFHHGDKDLKPMEEHKLRAVRRLLHRPNCKTTLAELIAVVEEVADDLQDAYMDLGQEWQGKENRGKFLEMMITDGCFLLEVMRTVAAMYQENGSIFMAVADKHGDPVFSKHEIQHIKPFVQRDMLMIENQLPLMLFQKIVAAEEGKPPSTASINFMVLKFLEREDVPEGLNLGLHPLDIYRTSWLKAGMKTRGDKQGQCHPQGLLKIKSWMHSCFKARQHNIHRDRGVETETGASRLPQTTMHPQRVVPRSAWKLSEAGIQFVPSNTSCLDDIDLDNWTLYMPKVLIDDSTAYKFHNMMVFEAMHVGTKNDVTAYVLFVKDLVDSTDDVRLLVKKMILEHDLADDNAAVVRLFNGLTKDVYKNRKSQLCRVHDDLVHHYTNHRTRVNMYEWWARLRSKYSKSPWTALALLTVVLLLVGDIVQSVHAVLGYDPKKAKPKMD from the exons ATGTCGTCGTGGGCGGTGGACATGGAGAAGAAGCTCGACGACGCTGAGCAACCGGCTAAAGTGGAGAGATGGTTGAAGCACTGCGTTTTCCGTGTCCCATCGCGCTttaagatggccattattggagg GGCGAGCTGCGTATACAAGCCGCAGACGGTGTCCCTTGGCCCATTCCACCATGGCGACAAGGACCTGAAacccatggaggagcacaagcTGAGGGCCGTCCGTCGCCTCCTTCACCGGCCCAACTGCAAGACAACCCTTGCCGAGCTCATCGCCGTCGTGGAAGAGGTGGCCGACGACCTGCAGGATGCCTACATGGACCTAGGCCAAGAGTGGCAGGGCAAGGAGAACAGGGGCAAGTTCCTAGAAATGATGATCACGGACGGCTGCTTCCTGCTAGAGGTGATGAGGACAGTTGCCGCCATGTATCAGGAAAATGGATCCATTTTCATGGCCGTGGCCGACAAGCACGGTGACCCCGTCTTCAGCAAGCACGAAATTCAGCACATCAAGCCATTCGTCCAACGCGACATGCTCATGATCGAGAACCAACTCCCACTGATGTTGTTCCAGAAGATCGTTGCAGCCGAGGAGGgcaaaccaccg AGCACGGCTTCGATAAATTTCATGGTGCTTAAGTTCCTGGAAAGAGAAGATGTCCCGGAAGGGCTCAACCTAGGACTCCACCCGCTTGACATCTATCGGACGAGCTGGCTCAAGGCAGGGATGAAGACAAGGGGCGACAAACAAGGGCAATGCCACCCACAAG GCCTCCTCAAGATAAAAAGCTGGATGCATTCATGCTTCAAGGCCCGCCAACATAATATTCATAGGGACAGGGGTGTGGAGACAGAGACCGGGGCATCGCGTCTTCCCCAAACAACTATGCATCCGCAGAGAGTGGTGCCACGGTCGGCGTGGAAGTTGTCTGAGGCAGGCATTCAGTTCGTGCCCAGCAACACGAGCTGTCTTGACGACATTGACCTGGATAACTGGACGCTCTACATGCCCAAGGTACTTATAGACGACTCGACCGCCTACAAGTTCCACAACATGATGGTGTTCGAGGCGATGCACGTGGGCACCAAAAACGACGTGACGGCGTACGTGTTGTTCGTAAAGGACCTCGTGGATTCCACCGACGACGTGCGCctgctggtgaagaagatgatccTGGAGCATGACCTTGCCGACGACAACGCTGCCGTGGTGAGGCTCTTCAACGGCCTCACCAAGGATGTGTACAAGAACCGGAAGAGTCAATTGTGCCGCGTGCATGATGACCTGGTGCACCACTACACCAATCACCGTACGCGTGTCAACATGTACGAGTGGTGGGCACGCCTTAGGAGCAAGTACTCCAAGAGCCCCTGGACGGCCCTTGCCCTTCTCACCGTCGTCCTGCTCCTCGTCGGAGACATCGTGCAGTCCGTGCATGCAGTCCTAGGCTATGATCCCAAAAAGGCCAAACCCAAAATGGATTAA